Proteins encoded within one genomic window of bacterium:
- a CDS encoding MopE-related protein: MKEKNYSSLKVFLYFFLLGSLHIILLNSTITYASSQVVVADVSTKSFSVIYNLSEPYHPDDLDLLVFDGSGKLIREGITIESDDAGSVPMASQANRIKRFIVKGLTANTTYYYQLLANGVAFLPADNPLNQGQKYAVTTEKYDGTENLRITNADLTTNDTLLLPECNVNNPSAVGASLVLVNVLDSQNGNNSRLNDYPLSSWVGECSLADGQKYAFINLNNLFNKEYHTPLELAGGERIEIIYLRQTQTAADSELKLNADLPQETMVYTSFKPTAIPQPRIAYSYHLDGDYDGYGSNDVSLLFTATVPYGYSRNGGDCNDADAQIHPGGAERCDGKDNNCDGKVDENLTQNCSNVCGSGTETCQNGQWVGCTAPQQGTEVCDGIDNNCDGRIDENLTQSCSTLCGTGVETCQNGRWAGCTAQQPQSEICGDRVDNNCDGNIDENCCTGDLNGDGSITPADALFAFRCYLGLGLCDPCADVDKNGSVTPADALCLFRKYLGIPSCMN; this comes from the coding sequence GTGAAAGAAAAAAATTATTCATCCCTGAAAGTATTTCTGTATTTCTTTCTTCTCGGTAGCTTGCATATCATATTATTAAACTCAACAATAACATATGCATCATCACAGGTTGTTGTGGCAGATGTATCTACCAAATCCTTTAGTGTCATTTACAACTTATCAGAGCCTTATCATCCTGATGACCTGGACCTGCTTGTTTTTGATGGAAGCGGAAAATTGATCAGGGAAGGGATTACGATAGAAAGTGATGATGCCGGTTCAGTCCCTATGGCATCTCAAGCAAATAGAATCAAGAGGTTCATAGTTAAAGGCTTAACGGCCAATACCACCTATTACTATCAGCTTCTTGCAAATGGTGTGGCTTTTTTGCCTGCCGATAACCCACTTAATCAGGGGCAGAAATACGCGGTAACAACGGAGAAGTACGATGGTACCGAAAATTTAAGGATAACGAATGCTGATTTAACGACAAATGATACTCTTTTGTTGCCGGAATGTAATGTAAATAATCCCTCTGCGGTCGGCGCGTCACTGGTACTTGTCAATGTCCTTGATAGTCAGAATGGTAACAATAGCAGGCTTAATGATTATCCATTATCATCCTGGGTAGGAGAATGTTCTCTTGCAGATGGACAAAAATATGCCTTCATTAACTTAAATAACCTGTTTAATAAAGAATACCATACACCGCTCGAATTAGCAGGCGGAGAAAGAATCGAAATTATTTATTTACGGCAAACGCAAACTGCCGCAGACAGTGAACTGAAATTAAATGCAGACCTTCCCCAGGAAACAATGGTTTATACCTCGTTCAAGCCAACGGCTATTCCCCAACCCAGGATTGCATATTCTTATCATTTGGATGGAGATTACGATGGATATGGAAGCAACGACGTATCTCTTCTTTTTACAGCTACTGTTCCCTATGGATATAGCAGGAATGGGGGCGATTGCAATGACGCCGATGCTCAAATACATCCGGGAGGAGCGGAACGCTGTGACGGGAAAGATAATAACTGCGATGGCAAGGTGGATGAGAACCTTACGCAGAACTGCTCAAATGTATGTGGGAGCGGTACCGAGACCTGTCAAAATGGACAGTGGGTTGGCTGCACAGCACCGCAGCAAGGTACTGAAGTGTGCGATGGGATCGATAATAACTGTGATGGCAGAATAGATGAAAACCTGACTCAGAGCTGCTCAACCCTCTGTGGTACGGGTGTGGAGACCTGCCAGAATGGAAGATGGGCTGGCTGTACTGCTCAGCAACCACAATCAGAAATATGTGGTGATAGGGTGGATAATAATTGTGATGGCAACATTGACGAAAACTGCTGCACCGGAGACCTCAATGGTGATGGCAGTATAACCCCCGCTGATGCGTTGTTTGCCTTTAGATGCTATTTGGGTCTTGGGCTCTGTGATCCATGCGCAGATGTAGATAAGAACGGTTCGGTTACCCCAGCAGATGCGCTTTGTTTATTCAGGAAATATCTGGGTATTCCCAGTTGTATGAACTGA